Proteins co-encoded in one Methylobacterium sp. WL1 genomic window:
- a CDS encoding EAL domain-containing protein translates to MRSVYTCLTQAHDHGLILLAAGVCIVGVYGSFSVATHAARSEGRAAAVWACASIIASGCTAWATHMIGLLAFQPGMPAAFDPYLTTLSLMVAIAGIGISVALAIGQRSRAYRFLIGILLGASVAALHYLGEASYVVAGTVAWDPHLLALSIPTSLLVFGTAMVVTGERRRDLRRAGAPLLIAAIAILHFCGMAAMTLTFDPARLLPPEAVPPELMAPVVAGVSLGLLALALVGLRLTLNFRAQVRRDQERLRELASLAVEGLAVCDGMVITTANRSLERLSGLGAGALNGRHLSELFPGLDVTTMPEREEREAELIGADGQRVPVRVLRSDVRLGGKPQTVLAVRDQRERLQTESRMRLLAFSDALTNLPNRTRFHELVAQHAASYHEHGRAFAILMLDLDRFKLVNDTLGHGLGDTLLRKTAERLKSALGAHDIVARLGGDEFAVLQVDVAGSEATHALATRIIDLMGRPFLIDGMLVNVGASVGAALAPMDGIDPDQLLRNADLALYKAKADGKGTFRRFEPALDARMQARRGLEADLRRAIAVQEFELYYQPLVDARTGRINAAEALVRWHHPDRGLVSPADFIPLAEETGLIGPLGQWVLRTACAQAARWPTHIRVAVNLSPAQFRDVRLADTVKAALSAGGLSADRLELEITEGVLLSDEERTLATLTRLRAAGVSISMDDFGTGYSSLSYLRRFPFDKIKVDQSFVRQLPSDPESAAIVRAIITMGTCLGMSITVEGVETAEQFAFTTAEGCDQVQGYHVSRPLPLGEFLSFVDAREAA, encoded by the coding sequence ATGCGATCAGTTTATACGTGTCTCACCCAGGCGCACGATCACGGGCTGATCCTGCTCGCTGCAGGCGTCTGCATCGTTGGCGTCTACGGCTCGTTTTCCGTCGCGACCCATGCGGCGCGTTCCGAAGGGCGCGCGGCTGCGGTTTGGGCGTGCGCTAGCATCATCGCCTCGGGCTGCACCGCCTGGGCCACTCACATGATCGGCCTGCTGGCTTTTCAGCCAGGCATGCCCGCGGCGTTCGATCCCTATCTGACCACCCTGTCGCTGATGGTCGCCATAGCGGGGATCGGGATCAGCGTCGCCCTGGCGATCGGCCAGCGCAGTCGTGCCTATCGCTTCCTGATCGGCATCCTCCTCGGCGCCAGCGTCGCCGCTCTGCACTACCTCGGCGAGGCATCCTACGTCGTCGCCGGCACAGTCGCCTGGGATCCGCACCTGTTGGCCCTGTCCATCCCCACGAGCCTGCTCGTATTCGGCACCGCCATGGTCGTTACGGGCGAGCGGCGCCGCGACCTCCGACGCGCTGGGGCGCCACTCCTGATCGCTGCCATCGCCATCCTGCATTTCTGCGGGATGGCCGCGATGACGCTCACCTTCGATCCGGCGCGCCTGCTGCCCCCCGAGGCCGTCCCGCCGGAGCTGATGGCGCCCGTGGTGGCGGGCGTATCGCTCGGCTTGCTGGCTCTGGCCTTGGTCGGGCTGCGCCTGACCCTGAATTTCCGCGCCCAGGTTCGGCGAGACCAGGAACGCTTGCGCGAATTGGCCAGCCTCGCGGTCGAGGGGCTAGCGGTCTGTGACGGGATGGTGATCACGACCGCGAACCGCAGCCTCGAGCGTCTTTCGGGCCTGGGCGCAGGCGCGCTGAACGGCCGCCACCTGTCCGAGCTGTTCCCCGGGCTCGACGTCACCACGATGCCTGAGCGCGAGGAGCGGGAGGCGGAGCTGATCGGCGCCGACGGGCAGCGCGTCCCGGTGCGCGTCCTGCGCAGCGACGTCCGACTGGGCGGCAAGCCGCAGACCGTGCTGGCCGTCCGCGACCAGCGGGAGCGCCTGCAAACCGAGTCCCGGATGCGCCTGCTGGCCTTTTCTGATGCGCTGACCAATCTGCCCAACCGGACCCGTTTCCACGAATTGGTCGCGCAGCACGCGGCGTCGTACCATGAGCACGGGCGTGCTTTCGCGATCCTCATGCTCGACCTCGACCGGTTCAAATTGGTCAACGACACGCTCGGTCACGGCCTTGGCGATACGCTCCTGCGAAAGACCGCCGAGCGCCTGAAATCAGCGCTCGGCGCGCATGACATCGTCGCACGCCTTGGCGGCGATGAGTTCGCGGTCCTTCAGGTCGACGTTGCGGGCTCCGAGGCCACGCACGCGCTGGCGACTCGCATCATCGATCTGATGGGCCGGCCGTTCCTGATCGACGGCATGCTCGTCAACGTCGGCGCATCGGTGGGCGCTGCGCTCGCCCCGATGGATGGCATCGATCCCGATCAGCTTCTCCGCAATGCCGACCTCGCGCTCTACAAGGCCAAGGCGGACGGCAAGGGTACGTTCCGGAGGTTCGAGCCCGCGCTGGACGCGCGAATGCAGGCCCGCCGCGGGTTGGAGGCCGATCTGCGGCGCGCCATCGCCGTTCAGGAGTTCGAGCTGTACTACCAACCGCTCGTCGACGCGCGCACCGGCCGTATCAACGCCGCCGAGGCGCTGGTGCGCTGGCATCATCCGGATCGTGGCCTGGTCTCGCCGGCCGACTTTATCCCGCTGGCCGAGGAAACCGGTCTGATCGGACCGTTGGGGCAATGGGTGCTGCGCACCGCCTGTGCCCAGGCGGCGCGTTGGCCGACGCATATCCGCGTGGCCGTGAACCTCTCGCCGGCCCAGTTCCGGGACGTGCGGCTCGCCGACACCGTGAAGGCTGCGCTTTCAGCCGGAGGCCTGAGCGCCGACCGGCTGGAACTCGAGATCACCGAGGGCGTGCTGCTGTCGGACGAGGAACGCACGCTCGCCACGCTGACCCGGTTGCGGGCAGCCGGCGTGAGCATCTCGATGGACGATTTCGGGACAGGCTATTCCTCGCTCAGCTATCTCCGCCGCTTCCCGTTCGACAAGATCAAGGTCGACCAGTCGTTCGTGCGCCAGCTCCCGTCCGATCCGGAGAGCGCCGCAATCGTGCGGGCGATCATCACCATGGGGACGTGCCTTGGGATGAGCATCACGGTGGAGGGGGTCGAAACGGCAGAGCAGTTCGCCTTCACGACCGCGGAAGGCTGCGATCAGGTGCAGGGCTACCACGTCAGCCGCCCGCTGCCGCTCGGCGAGTTCCTGTCGTTCGTTGATGCGCGCGAGGCTGCATGA
- a CDS encoding BLUF domain-containing protein, producing MTPPDDTDLFRLVYRSRSTIAGDAEAVQQTIDAAVATSQRRNVQAGVTGTLMFTGLFFVQALEGSPAAVEAIFDRICCDLRHTGLEVIECGPVLEPGFGNGAMTYLVPDAVAGALLDRMGVEVELADAAAAAMRLMAALVRTGPRAIEPVQNVVAE from the coding sequence ATGACACCGCCCGACGATACCGACCTGTTCCGCTTGGTCTATCGGAGCCGCAGTACGATCGCCGGGGACGCCGAGGCGGTGCAGCAAACCATCGACGCGGCGGTCGCCACCTCGCAGCGCCGCAACGTCCAGGCCGGCGTCACGGGTACGCTGATGTTCACCGGGCTGTTCTTCGTACAGGCCCTGGAGGGGTCGCCTGCGGCTGTGGAGGCGATCTTCGATCGGATCTGCTGCGACCTGCGCCATACCGGTCTCGAGGTCATCGAGTGCGGTCCGGTGCTGGAGCCGGGCTTTGGCAACGGTGCGATGACCTACCTCGTGCCGGACGCTGTCGCCGGGGCGCTGCTCGACCGTATGGGGGTTGAGGTCGAGCTCGCTGATGCCGCAGCAGCCGCGATGAGGCTTATGGCTGCCCTGGTTCGAACTGGACCTCGCGCCATCGAGCCGGTTCAGAACGTCGTAGCTGAATAA